In a single window of the Luteolibacter yonseiensis genome:
- a CDS encoding FN3 domain-containing metallophosphoesterase family protein, with the protein MKRSDFLRLTSATTAGMATRSILGGLLVERAISTASAAETGSTLKPYLQTPRPDSIWVSWWTDAGAQSIIDWGTSVDQLVNQVTGGMQNLGTNYRYHSAQITGLQPSTFYYYRVRTELETSDVHRFKTPPALGTKTGRFRVLVIGDNQIISTERRWEKLIGRARIKIEEKYGVPLEEAVDFILNVGDQVDVGTLNHYRNLHFEYGKSVTPNLASMTTVGNHETYGGDSNLALYKSLFYYEQLSYQGITSPGGDAYYAYQLANVLFMHFNSESMPNPAEGIGNVQKQWAQDIINAAKTDDSVEFIISLCHRPYQAEQYVGDISNWFRTEVMPILAQTEKHVLNIGAHHHLYARGQTRDWPIYHVISGATAWDQYWGQSSEIDYDDVQKTVANWAWQLIDFDLDNRDMRVECYAEANVRLPESTRWTTQAYNSRLIDSFHRRFGIAAPHAPLMTNTGSSAPGQQNLVALPFILHSSAFASDAPSEVLNSTQFQVSADAGFSSLIIDRIRDVENLYGDTGAPNYEPVNIHAEVNVLDFTIAANALPDSHYYARVRHRDSNAVWSGWSAAYVFDVTGSSAAGTSLSLAKSIYAPGEDILVSYERPSTFAADWIGMFRHGESPASAVPASRQYATGGAGSRNFRYDFTPGMWFAGFFGNNGTAEIAPRVPFYVGTPVQITTTKATYDEAEDVTVSWNAAPGGEDDLIAVYLVGEVPGTATPAITVPARSRHGKRTVAGLAKGFYYATFLVNGQAYELSPRAGFSIGTLIAEVSMDTAVVTAGQNFTVRFSGGPGIPKDWIGLHAAGGTPGLAPLLSYLYFAGATSGSVTFALPDLPPGDYFVSMFTNDSYTEVSNRFNFSVVAA; encoded by the coding sequence ATGAAACGTTCTGATTTCCTCCGTCTGACATCCGCCACGACCGCCGGCATGGCCACCCGGAGCATCCTCGGAGGATTGCTGGTGGAGCGGGCGATTTCCACCGCATCCGCGGCAGAGACCGGCTCCACCCTCAAGCCCTACCTGCAGACACCCCGGCCCGACTCCATCTGGGTCAGCTGGTGGACGGACGCCGGGGCCCAGTCCATCATCGATTGGGGGACGTCCGTGGACCAACTGGTGAATCAGGTGACCGGAGGCATGCAGAACCTGGGGACCAACTATCGTTACCACTCCGCGCAGATCACGGGGCTGCAACCGTCCACATTCTATTACTACCGTGTCCGGACCGAACTGGAGACCTCGGATGTCCACCGGTTCAAGACCCCGCCCGCCCTCGGCACCAAAACAGGCCGCTTCAGGGTGCTCGTGATCGGCGACAACCAGATCATCTCCACGGAGCGCCGTTGGGAGAAATTGATCGGCCGCGCGAGAATCAAGATCGAGGAAAAATACGGCGTCCCCTTGGAAGAGGCCGTCGATTTCATCCTCAATGTCGGCGACCAGGTGGATGTGGGAACGCTCAACCACTACCGGAACCTCCACTTCGAATACGGCAAGAGCGTCACTCCCAATCTCGCCTCGATGACCACCGTGGGAAACCACGAAACCTATGGTGGCGACAGCAACCTGGCGCTTTACAAGAGCCTTTTCTATTATGAGCAGCTCTCCTACCAAGGCATCACAAGCCCCGGGGGGGACGCCTATTATGCCTACCAGCTGGCCAACGTGCTGTTCATGCACTTCAACAGCGAGTCGATGCCGAACCCTGCGGAAGGGATCGGCAACGTGCAGAAGCAATGGGCCCAGGACATCATCAACGCCGCGAAGACCGACGATTCCGTGGAGTTCATCATCAGCCTGTGCCACCGTCCCTACCAGGCGGAACAATATGTCGGAGACATTTCCAACTGGTTCCGCACGGAGGTGATGCCGATCCTCGCGCAAACCGAAAAACACGTCCTGAACATCGGTGCCCACCACCACCTTTACGCCCGGGGACAGACACGCGATTGGCCGATCTACCACGTCATTTCCGGCGCGACGGCGTGGGACCAATATTGGGGCCAGTCGAGCGAGATCGACTATGACGATGTGCAGAAAACCGTGGCGAACTGGGCGTGGCAGCTGATCGATTTCGATCTGGACAACCGCGACATGCGAGTGGAGTGCTACGCCGAGGCGAACGTCCGGCTTCCCGAAAGCACCCGTTGGACGACCCAGGCCTACAACAGCCGCCTCATCGATTCATTCCACCGCCGTTTCGGCATCGCCGCGCCCCATGCCCCGTTGATGACGAACACCGGATCAAGCGCGCCGGGCCAGCAGAATCTGGTGGCGCTGCCGTTCATTCTCCATAGCTCCGCGTTCGCTTCGGATGCGCCGTCGGAGGTTCTCAACAGCACACAGTTCCAGGTCTCGGCGGACGCGGGCTTCTCCAGCCTCATCATCGACCGCATCCGTGACGTGGAGAACCTCTACGGTGACACGGGCGCTCCCAACTACGAGCCGGTCAACATCCATGCGGAAGTCAACGTGCTCGATTTCACCATCGCCGCGAACGCCCTGCCGGACAGCCACTACTACGCGCGCGTGCGCCACCGTGACTCGAACGCGGTCTGGTCCGGATGGTCCGCCGCTTATGTTTTCGACGTGACCGGCAGTTCGGCGGCAGGGACTTCCCTGAGCCTGGCAAAATCGATCTACGCACCGGGTGAGGATATCCTGGTCAGCTATGAACGTCCGTCCACCTTCGCGGCGGACTGGATCGGCATGTTCCGCCACGGAGAATCCCCCGCATCCGCCGTCCCCGCATCCCGCCAGTATGCGACCGGCGGTGCCGGGAGCCGGAATTTCCGATACGATTTCACTCCCGGAATGTGGTTCGCCGGATTCTTCGGTAACAACGGGACGGCCGAGATCGCTCCTCGTGTTCCTTTTTATGTCGGGACACCTGTCCAGATCACCACGACGAAGGCGACCTACGACGAAGCCGAGGACGTGACGGTTTCATGGAACGCCGCTCCCGGCGGTGAGGATGATCTGATCGCTGTCTATCTGGTCGGCGAGGTTCCCGGCACCGCCACCCCCGCCATCACCGTCCCCGCGAGATCCCGCCATGGAAAACGTACGGTCGCGGGACTGGCGAAGGGCTTCTATTACGCGACCTTCCTGGTGAACGGACAGGCCTACGAGCTGTCTCCCCGCGCCGGTTTCTCCATCGGCACCCTCATCGCCGAGGTATCCATGGATACGGCGGTGGTGACCGCCGGGCAGAATTTCACGGTCCGCTTCTCAGGTGGTCCCGGCATTCCCAAGGATTGGATCGGGCTGCACGCCGCGGGCGGCACACCCGGCCTCGCGCCGCTCCTGTCCTACCTCTACTTCGCAGGGGCCACCTCCGGCTCGGTGACCTTTGCCCTGCCGGACCTCCCGCCGGGCGACTACTTCGTCTCGATGTTCACCAACGACTCCTACACCGAGGTTTCGAACCGTTTCAACTTCAGCGTCGTCGCTGCCTAA
- a CDS encoding LamG-like jellyroll fold domain-containing protein, which translates to MKLNRFLMFFGFLATPLSLMGATTYEWTFDQGDLGSSLGGGIMAAADATTAGQITYGTTDGAAVPHINFQTSRYLAVPALTGAGNGLLLTLPSSGPNGGGSYINDYSIIMDIYSPGAAGWQALFNTDTSNGNDADFYIDASGRLGIAALGYSTSPLILQNQWNRIAFVADLDGGTVKYFVNGTLAFTRTGSSMRDGRFALYSNANSGADLLLFNEGDTSGVYTHSLYVNSVGFMDSTLSDSAVAALGGANAGGIFVPEPGSMILAAVSCAGLVARRRRA; encoded by the coding sequence ATGAAATTGAACCGCTTTTTGATGTTTTTCGGCTTTTTGGCAACACCGCTGTCCCTGATGGGAGCAACCACTTATGAGTGGACATTCGATCAAGGAGATCTGGGTTCATCGCTGGGTGGAGGAATCATGGCCGCCGCCGATGCCACGACAGCAGGGCAGATCACCTATGGAACCACCGATGGAGCAGCTGTTCCACACATCAATTTCCAAACCTCCCGATATCTCGCGGTTCCCGCTCTCACGGGCGCCGGCAACGGCCTGCTCCTGACGCTGCCATCCAGCGGCCCGAACGGCGGCGGGAGCTATATCAACGATTACTCGATCATCATGGATATCTACAGTCCGGGTGCGGCTGGCTGGCAGGCCCTCTTCAACACGGATACGTCGAACGGAAACGATGCTGATTTCTACATCGACGCCTCCGGACGCCTCGGAATCGCCGCCCTCGGCTACTCGACGTCCCCGCTGATCCTCCAGAACCAGTGGAACCGCATCGCGTTTGTTGCCGATCTGGATGGCGGCACCGTGAAATATTTCGTAAACGGCACACTGGCCTTCACCCGCACGGGATCAAGCATGAGGGACGGGAGATTCGCCCTCTACAGCAATGCGAACAGCGGAGCCGATCTCCTCTTGTTCAACGAAGGAGACACCAGCGGCGTCTACACCCATTCCCTCTATGTGAACAGCGTCGGGTTCATGGATTCCACCCTCAGCGATTCGGCGGTAGCCGCCCTCGGCGGTGCCAATGCCGGAGGCATTTTCGTCCCCGAGCCCGGCAGCATGATCCTTGCCGCCGTTTCATGTGCCGGTCTCGTCGCCCGCCGCCGCCGCGCCTGA
- a CDS encoding SGNH/GDSL hydrolase family protein has protein sequence MKTIRADDPQVLAGLSPLNWIKSAGAVHSPVCGASFKIAFLDTKQVILHIDAGSHSYPSPTRFPILAWTVNNGTARTHQIAAGETSITLSESVPNPVIDFHIRGMSPFEDRFHGDVPANAVSLTGFTVDPKCRLTVPSAAPVWLNLGDSILSGDAAAYDSKQGRPPDDQWAASDDARASYGYLLAKHYGFRESRLAFGGYAWSGGGGNNPQAADLIDQITSTTSRLTDGKLAPCPKVVLINLGENGAPKSEHVTAALTRLRERCLPDTRIIVMVPVSGRARSEVTAAVEAYLNTSKDPHAHLIDLGTVRFKTADGQHPTADGHQAIYEAALPSLDKILK, from the coding sequence ATGAAGACCATCCGTGCCGACGATCCGCAGGTTCTCGCCGGATTGTCGCCGCTCAATTGGATCAAGAGCGCGGGCGCCGTACATTCGCCGGTATGTGGAGCGTCCTTCAAAATCGCTTTTCTCGATACGAAGCAGGTTATTCTCCACATTGATGCCGGTTCCCACTCCTATCCGTCCCCCACCCGCTTCCCCATTCTTGCTTGGACGGTGAACAACGGGACCGCCCGGACCCACCAGATCGCCGCCGGCGAAACCAGCATCACGCTTTCCGAGTCGGTTCCGAACCCGGTCATCGACTTTCACATCAGAGGCATGTCCCCTTTTGAGGACCGCTTCCATGGCGACGTCCCCGCAAACGCAGTCAGTTTGACGGGTTTCACAGTGGACCCGAAATGCCGCCTCACGGTCCCGTCCGCCGCACCGGTCTGGCTGAACCTCGGCGACTCCATTCTTTCCGGCGACGCCGCAGCCTATGATTCCAAACAGGGCCGCCCTCCGGACGACCAATGGGCCGCCTCGGATGACGCCCGCGCCAGCTACGGTTATCTCCTGGCCAAACACTACGGCTTCCGGGAATCCCGTCTTGCCTTTGGAGGTTACGCATGGTCCGGCGGAGGAGGAAACAATCCGCAGGCAGCCGACCTCATCGATCAAATCACCAGCACCACCTCCCGCCTTACGGACGGAAAGCTCGCCCCGTGCCCGAAAGTCGTCCTCATCAATCTGGGAGAAAACGGTGCTCCGAAATCCGAGCACGTCACCGCCGCTTTGACCCGATTGCGCGAGCGCTGCCTCCCGGATACCCGCATCATCGTCATGGTTCCCGTTTCGGGCCGGGCCCGCTCCGAAGTCACAGCGGCCGTCGAGGCCTATTTAAATACCAGCAAGGACCCGCACGCCCACCTGATCGATCTGGGCACCGTGCGGTTCAAGACCGCGGACGGGCAACACCCAACCGCCGATGGACACCAGGCGATTTACGAAGCCGCGCTGCCGTCTCTGGACAAGATTTTGAAATGA
- the rpsL gene encoding 30S ribosomal protein S12 — translation MPTINQLVRKGRLTPAEKSKSPALVNCPQRRGVCLQVMTRTPKKPNSALRKVAKVRLTNGFEVIAYIGGEGHNLQEHSIVLVRGGRVKDLPGVRYHIVRGSLDTLGVDKRRQSRSKYGAKRPKPGQAAAPAKGKKK, via the coding sequence ATGCCGACAATCAACCAGCTCGTTCGCAAGGGACGCCTCACTCCGGCCGAAAAGTCGAAGTCACCCGCTCTTGTCAACTGCCCTCAGCGCCGCGGAGTATGCCTTCAAGTCATGACTCGGACGCCCAAGAAGCCGAACTCGGCTCTCCGTAAAGTGGCCAAGGTCCGCCTTACCAACGGATTCGAAGTCATCGCCTACATCGGCGGTGAAGGTCACAACCTCCAGGAGCACTCGATCGTCCTCGTTCGCGGCGGCCGGGTGAAAGACCTTCCGGGTGTGCGCTACCACATTGTTCGTGGTTCGCTCGATACCCTTGGTGTCGACAAGCGCCGTCAATCCCGTTCGAAGTACGGTGCCAAGCGTCCGAAGCCCGGCCAGGCCGCGGCTCCTGCCAAAGGCAAGAAGAAGTAA
- the rpsG gene encoding 30S ribosomal protein S7 has translation MPRRKRIFTKPDRRDPRYDSALVGHLISKVMESGKRSLAQRIVYAAIDRANEGVDTIDPLEVITRAVENTKPRVEVKSRRVGGATYQVPLEVAPDRSESLSMRWLVNYARNRKGTPMHVALANEIKDAANNQGSAVRKRDDVHKMAQANRAFAHFRF, from the coding sequence ATGCCACGCCGCAAGCGCATCTTTACCAAACCAGATCGTCGCGATCCCCGCTACGACAGCGCCCTCGTTGGTCACCTCATCAGTAAGGTGATGGAATCCGGAAAACGTTCGCTCGCCCAGCGCATCGTTTACGCCGCAATCGACCGTGCGAACGAAGGTGTCGACACCATCGACCCGCTCGAAGTGATCACCCGCGCCGTCGAGAACACCAAACCACGCGTGGAAGTGAAATCCCGCCGCGTCGGTGGTGCCACCTACCAGGTCCCGCTTGAAGTGGCTCCGGATCGTTCCGAGTCCCTCTCCATGCGCTGGCTCGTCAACTACGCCCGCAACCGCAAGGGCACCCCGATGCACGTCGCTCTCGCAAACGAGATCAAGGACGCCGCGAACAACCAAGGAAGCGCCGTCCGCAAACGCGACGACGTGCACAAGATGGCGCAGGCAAACCGCGCTTTCGCCCACTTCCGCTTCTAA
- the fusA gene encoding elongation factor G: protein MNPNSPNRQYVLERTRNIGIAAHIDAGKTTLTERILFYTGMIHKIGEVHDGGATTDWMEQERERGITITSAAVTTEWWQHAEEGVTKLFPGQKQRINIIDTPGHVDFTAEVERSLRVLDGAIVVFDAVAGVQPQTETVWRQATKYNVPRLVFVNKMDRTGADFDNVVSEVKEKLGANAVRILIPIGAEDQLIGQIDVVNQKAVYFSDDDKFGSTYTVRDLEGDLVDLCKQAHDELINAVADVDDQVGEKFLNEEVITLEELKQGLRRATIANLLVPVAGGSAFKNKGVQYLLDAVVDYLPSPLDIPAAIGMNPDNEEEKIEVITSDNEKFVSLAFKLWADKFVGKLVFFRVYSGMIKKGDTVYNPRTRRSERVGRLIQIQANEHKDIDVCYSGDIAAMVGIKNVTTGDTLAAERHDVVLEPPTFPEPVISMAVEPKTIADQEKLALALGRLSEEDPTFMVKTDEETGQTIISGMGELHLEIIIDRLRREFKVEANTGAPQIAYRETITQAAGGEGKLVKQSGGRGQYGHVILSVKPNEKGKGLTIENKVIGGTIPKEYINAVYKGINESMTNGIVAGYPVIDVHVEILDGSYHDVDSNENAFTMAAIFAMKDGFKKASSILLEPIMSVEVSTPDDYQGDVMGDLIRRRGQIQNTESKGKLSIIHAAVPLKTMFGYSTAVRTLSSGRASYAMTPSHFEQVPTNIVEEIVSDRLGY, encoded by the coding sequence GTGAATCCGAATAGTCCAAACCGTCAATATGTGCTCGAGCGCACCCGGAATATCGGGATCGCCGCGCACATTGATGCCGGCAAGACGACGCTCACGGAACGCATCCTGTTTTATACCGGGATGATCCACAAGATCGGCGAGGTCCACGATGGTGGTGCCACGACGGACTGGATGGAGCAGGAGCGCGAACGCGGGATCACCATCACTTCCGCCGCTGTCACCACCGAGTGGTGGCAACACGCGGAAGAGGGTGTGACCAAGCTTTTCCCTGGTCAGAAACAACGCATCAACATCATCGACACTCCGGGACACGTCGACTTCACCGCTGAAGTCGAACGGTCCCTCCGGGTTCTCGATGGTGCCATTGTCGTTTTTGACGCGGTCGCCGGTGTGCAGCCGCAAACCGAAACCGTCTGGCGCCAGGCGACGAAGTACAACGTCCCGCGTCTGGTCTTCGTCAACAAGATGGACCGCACCGGTGCCGATTTCGACAACGTTGTCAGCGAGGTTAAAGAAAAACTTGGTGCCAATGCCGTCAGAATCCTGATCCCGATCGGTGCCGAGGACCAGCTCATCGGCCAGATCGACGTGGTGAACCAGAAAGCCGTCTACTTCTCGGACGACGACAAGTTCGGCTCCACCTATACCGTCAGGGACCTTGAAGGCGATCTTGTCGATCTCTGTAAACAGGCCCACGATGAACTCATCAACGCCGTCGCCGACGTGGACGACCAGGTTGGCGAAAAATTCCTCAATGAGGAAGTCATCACTCTCGAAGAACTGAAGCAAGGCCTCCGCCGCGCCACCATCGCCAACTTGTTGGTTCCGGTTGCCGGCGGTTCCGCTTTTAAGAACAAAGGCGTCCAGTATCTGCTCGATGCCGTTGTCGATTACCTCCCGAGCCCGCTCGATATTCCCGCCGCCATCGGCATGAATCCCGACAATGAGGAGGAAAAGATCGAGGTCATCACCTCCGACAACGAAAAATTCGTCTCCCTCGCATTCAAGCTCTGGGCGGACAAATTCGTCGGCAAGCTCGTTTTCTTCCGCGTTTATTCCGGAATGATCAAGAAGGGCGACACGGTTTATAACCCGCGCACCCGCCGATCCGAGCGTGTCGGTCGTCTGATCCAGATCCAGGCCAACGAACACAAGGACATCGACGTCTGTTATTCCGGTGACATCGCCGCCATGGTCGGCATCAAGAACGTCACCACCGGCGACACCCTCGCCGCCGAGCGCCACGACGTGGTCCTCGAACCCCCTACTTTCCCGGAACCGGTCATCTCGATGGCCGTCGAGCCGAAAACCATCGCAGATCAGGAAAAACTCGCCCTCGCACTCGGACGTCTCTCCGAGGAAGACCCGACCTTCATGGTCAAAACCGACGAGGAAACCGGACAAACGATCATCTCCGGAATGGGCGAGCTTCACCTGGAAATCATCATCGACCGCCTCCGCCGCGAGTTCAAGGTCGAGGCGAACACCGGTGCCCCGCAGATCGCCTACCGCGAAACCATCACCCAGGCCGCGGGCGGCGAGGGCAAACTGGTCAAGCAATCCGGTGGCCGCGGTCAATACGGCCATGTCATTCTCTCGGTCAAACCGAACGAAAAAGGCAAGGGCCTCACGATCGAGAACAAGGTCATCGGCGGCACGATTCCCAAGGAATACATCAACGCCGTCTACAAGGGCATCAACGAGTCCATGACCAACGGCATCGTCGCCGGTTACCCGGTCATCGACGTGCATGTCGAAATCCTCGATGGATCCTACCACGATGTGGACTCCAACGAAAACGCCTTCACCATGGCGGCCATTTTCGCGATGAAGGACGGCTTCAAGAAAGCAAGCTCCATCCTTCTCGAGCCCATCATGTCAGTGGAGGTCTCCACACCGGATGACTACCAGGGCGACGTGATGGGAGACCTGATCCGCCGCCGCGGACAGATCCAGAACACGGAATCGAAGGGCAAGCTCTCGATCATCCACGCCGCTGTGCCGCTCAAGACCATGTTCGGCTACTCCACCGCCGTCCGCACCCTCTCTTCGGGACGTGCCTCGTATGCGATGACCCCGTCGCACTTCGAGCAGGTCCCAACCAATATCGTCGAAGAAATCGTCAGCGACCGCCTCGGTTACTGA
- the rpsJ gene encoding 30S ribosomal protein S10, which produces MENQKIRIRLRAFDHRAIDRSAQEIVETAKRTGARVAGPIPLPTRIEKFSVNRSVHVNKKSAEQFEIRTHKRLLDIVDPTARTVDELKKLNLPAGVDITIRI; this is translated from the coding sequence ATGGAAAATCAGAAAATTCGCATCCGCCTGCGCGCCTTCGACCATCGCGCCATCGACCGTTCCGCCCAAGAAATCGTCGAGACCGCCAAGCGCACGGGAGCCCGTGTCGCCGGCCCCATCCCGCTTCCGACCCGTATCGAGAAGTTCAGCGTCAACCGCTCGGTCCACGTGAACAAGAAGTCCGCCGAACAATTCGAAATCCGCACCCACAAGCGCCTGCTCGACATCGTCGACCCGACCGCCCGCACCGTGGACGAGCTCAAGAAGCTCAACTTGCCAGCCGGTGTTGACATCACCATCCGTATCTGA
- the rplC gene encoding 50S ribosomal protein L3, whose amino-acid sequence MSLGLLGKKIGMTRLFDQQAGIMIPVTVIDVAGNTVLQVKTPETDGYTAVQVGYGDQKEQRATKPALGIAKKAGCAPKRFIQEFRFANGETAPTAHTGLETFTEGQWVDVVGKSKGRGFQGAVKRHGFGGLKMTHGSMMHRRTGAIGCRSTPGRVWKNQKMPGHMGTTRSTVQNLKIVAVRPEDGVILVSGAVPGSNGNYVTVRPAKKKSA is encoded by the coding sequence ATGTCACTCGGCCTTCTCGGCAAAAAAATCGGAATGACCCGCTTGTTCGACCAACAAGCAGGAATCATGATCCCTGTCACCGTCATCGACGTAGCCGGCAACACCGTGCTTCAAGTCAAGACCCCGGAAACTGACGGTTACACCGCAGTCCAGGTTGGCTATGGCGATCAAAAGGAACAACGCGCCACCAAGCCGGCCCTCGGCATCGCCAAGAAGGCGGGCTGCGCGCCAAAGCGCTTCATCCAGGAGTTCCGTTTCGCCAACGGTGAAACCGCCCCAACCGCCCACACCGGCCTCGAGACCTTCACGGAAGGCCAATGGGTCGACGTCGTCGGCAAGTCCAAGGGACGCGGTTTCCAAGGTGCGGTAAAGCGCCACGGCTTCGGTGGTCTCAAGATGACCCACGGCTCCATGATGCACCGCCGGACGGGAGCCATCGGCTGCCGCTCCACTCCAGGCCGCGTCTGGAAGAACCAAAAAATGCCCGGACACATGGGAACCACCCGTTCCACCGTCCAGAATCTCAAGATCGTCGCAGTCCGTCCGGAGGACGGCGTGATCCTTGTCTCCGGCGCCGTCCCCGGCTCCAACGGTAACTACGTCACCGTCCGCCCCGCCAAGAAAAAGTCCGCCTGA
- the rplD gene encoding 50S ribosomal protein L4 produces MSAKTFTAEDAQAANIVLVGAEKGRQAVHDLVIAYRANRRTGSANTKTRGEVSGNNKKIYKQKGTGNARHGDKRAPIFVGGGVVFGPRPRDYSKKVTKTVRKLALRRTLGDLVRAEKIVSVPSFAIADGKTKSFVAQLDSLAPLGKILVVGNSFDEQTYLAARNVAYAQLVTGSDVNVEQLLLANTVILVGDAVETLAARTA; encoded by the coding sequence ATGTCAGCCAAGACTTTCACCGCAGAAGACGCTCAAGCCGCCAACATCGTGTTGGTCGGCGCCGAGAAAGGTCGCCAAGCCGTTCACGATCTCGTGATCGCCTACCGCGCCAACCGCCGCACCGGCTCCGCCAACACCAAGACCCGTGGCGAAGTTTCCGGAAACAACAAGAAGATCTACAAACAAAAAGGCACGGGTAACGCCCGTCACGGCGACAAGCGCGCCCCGATCTTCGTCGGTGGTGGCGTGGTCTTCGGACCCCGTCCGCGTGATTACTCCAAGAAGGTGACCAAGACCGTGCGCAAGCTCGCCCTGCGCCGCACCCTTGGCGACCTCGTCCGCGCCGAAAAAATCGTCTCCGTTCCTTCCTTCGCGATTGCGGACGGCAAGACCAAGTCTTTCGTCGCCCAGCTCGACTCCCTCGCCCCTCTCGGCAAGATCCTCGTGGTTGGAAACAGCTTCGACGAGCAAACCTACCTCGCAGCACGCAACGTCGCCTACGCCCAACTCGTCACCGGGTCGGATGTGAACGTCGAGCAGTTGCTCCTCGCAAACACGGTCATCCTCGTGGGTGACGCCGTGGAAACCCTCGCGGCCCGCACCGCCTGA
- the rplW gene encoding 50S ribosomal protein L23 yields the protein MKDIYQVIKNVRLSEKATLLQETNNEVTLEVDRKANKLEIKQAVEQLFGKTVLAVRTANYDGKLKRQRRADAGRTNHWKKAIVRLKEGESLDLV from the coding sequence ATGAAAGACATTTACCAGGTCATTAAAAACGTCCGCCTTTCCGAAAAAGCCACCTTGCTTCAAGAGACCAACAACGAGGTGACCCTCGAAGTGGACCGCAAGGCCAACAAGCTTGAAATCAAGCAGGCCGTTGAGCAGCTCTTCGGAAAAACGGTCCTCGCCGTCCGCACCGCCAACTATGATGGCAAGCTCAAGCGCCAACGCCGCGCCGACGCTGGCCGCACCAACCATTGGAAAAAAGCAATCGTCCGCCTCAAGGAAGGCGAATCGCTTGACCTCGTCTGA
- the rplB gene encoding 50S ribosomal protein L2, with the protein MPLKTFKPITPSARYKNLPSFDEITKSKPEKSLLTPLKRSGGRNNTGRITTRHIGGGHKRHYRLIDFKRGKLDAPATVVGIEYDPNRTCRIALIQYEDGQKSYILAPLGLEVGATVVAGANVAPKTGNAMPLSAVPLGTSIHNIELIPGNGGKVARAAGQLAVLSNRDGGWALVKMPSGEIRRFNDRCFCTIGQVGNRDHMNETSGKAGRTRWQGVRPTVRGMTMNPVDHPNGGGEGKSKSGGGRQHLLSPWGHAKGQKTRNKKKSTSVFIVESRHKAKKK; encoded by the coding sequence ATGCCACTGAAAACTTTCAAGCCAATCACGCCTTCCGCTCGCTACAAGAACCTCCCGTCCTTCGACGAGATCACGAAGAGCAAGCCTGAGAAGAGCCTTCTCACCCCGCTCAAGCGCAGCGGTGGCCGTAACAACACCGGCCGCATCACCACCCGCCACATCGGCGGTGGCCACAAGCGCCACTATCGTCTCATCGACTTCAAGCGCGGCAAGCTCGACGCGCCGGCAACCGTCGTCGGAATCGAATACGATCCGAACCGTACCTGCCGCATCGCCCTCATCCAGTATGAGGACGGCCAGAAGTCCTACATCCTCGCCCCGCTCGGCCTGGAAGTCGGAGCCACCGTCGTCGCCGGTGCCAACGTCGCCCCCAAGACGGGCAACGCCATGCCGCTCAGCGCGGTGCCGCTCGGCACTTCCATCCACAACATCGAACTCATCCCCGGCAACGGTGGAAAGGTCGCCCGCGCTGCCGGTCAGCTCGCGGTTCTTTCCAACCGCGACGGTGGCTGGGCGCTCGTGAAAATGCCATCCGGTGAAATCCGCCGCTTCAACGACCGTTGCTTCTGCACGATCGGCCAGGTCGGCAACCGCGATCACATGAACGAGACCTCTGGCAAGGCCGGCCGCACCCGTTGGCAAGGCGTTCGCCCGACCGTCCGTGGTATGACGATGAACCCTGTTGACCACCCGAACGGTGGTGGTGAGGGTAAATCGAAGTCCGGTGGTGGTCGCCAGCACCTTCTCAGCCCATGGGGCCACGCGAAGGGCCAGAAGACCCGCAACAAGAAGAAGTCCACCAGCGTCTTCATTGTCGAGTCCCGCCACAAAGCGAAGAAGAAGTAA
- the rpsS gene encoding 30S ribosomal protein S19 has protein sequence MPRSLKKGPYVDQKLLAKIDAVADAGSDRKPIKTWSRKSMITPDFVSHNFAVHNGKTFVPVYVTENMVGHKLGEFAPTRLFRTHGGIGKK, from the coding sequence ATGCCACGTTCCCTCAAAAAAGGCCCGTACGTTGATCAAAAGCTTCTTGCGAAGATCGACGCCGTCGCCGACGCCGGATCCGACCGCAAGCCCATCAAGACATGGAGCCGCAAGTCGATGATCACTCCGGATTTCGTCAGCCATAACTTCGCCGTCCACAACGGCAAGACCTTCGTTCCCGTTTACGTGACCGAAAACATGGTTGGCCACAAGCTCGGCGAATTCGCGCCGACCCGCCTGTTCCGCACACACGGCGGTATTGGTAAGAAATAA